One segment of Xanthomonas oryzae pv. oryzae DNA contains the following:
- a CDS encoding fimbrial biogenesis chaperone, which translates to MPVHLHPLSHLPAWLMSAGLAMTLVVANGVSPTPAHAASLQLAPTSLSLSAQQTADGLWLSNSGSAPVQVQTRAYRWTQRDGQDQLEPTQDVLVSPPMRTLAAGERQLIRVIRAGPAPTGQEQCYRIVVDELPSTATDRKGMQFVLRYSVPIFLLPPGNTEPAPTLSAQVVAGSDGKAQIQISNTGNGHAQVADLRHQVDGATKTTLNGLVGYVLPGQTMRWSLGAPLAQFGRGTIIARINGEADERTLLAAPTAP; encoded by the coding sequence ATGCCTGTGCATCTTCACCCGTTGTCGCATTTACCCGCCTGGCTGATGTCAGCCGGACTGGCGATGACGCTGGTCGTGGCCAACGGCGTCTCGCCGACGCCGGCACATGCGGCCAGCCTGCAGTTGGCGCCGACCTCGCTGAGCCTGAGCGCGCAGCAAACCGCCGACGGCTTGTGGCTGAGCAATAGCGGCAGCGCGCCAGTACAAGTGCAGACCCGCGCCTATCGCTGGACCCAGCGCGATGGGCAGGATCAGCTTGAGCCCACCCAGGACGTGCTGGTCAGCCCACCGATGCGCACCCTGGCCGCCGGCGAACGTCAGTTGATTCGGGTGATCCGCGCCGGACCTGCGCCCACCGGGCAGGAGCAGTGTTACCGCATCGTCGTCGACGAGCTGCCAAGCACCGCTACCGACCGCAAGGGCATGCAGTTCGTGCTGCGTTACTCGGTGCCGATCTTCCTGCTGCCACCCGGCAACACCGAACCCGCACCGACGCTGAGCGCGCAAGTGGTTGCCGGCAGCGATGGCAAGGCGCAGATCCAGATCAGTAATACCGGCAACGGACATGCCCAGGTCGCCGACCTGCGGCACCAAGTCGATGGCGCGACCAAGACCACATTGAATGGCTTGGTTGGCTATGTGCTGCCCGGCCAGACCATGCGTTGGTCGCTGGGTGCGCCGCTGGCGCAGTTCGGCCGCGGCACCATCATCGCAAGGATCAATGGTGAGGCTGACGAACGCACTTTGTTGGCCGCACCGACGGCGCCGTGA
- a CDS encoding fimbria/pilus outer membrane usher protein produces MTLLATATCLGSAAAGDLADVTSLSDQPPPGATPQPQTLYLDVTLNQADRGLAPFELVDGRLRGSVETLRKLGFILADRAPGALVDLDSLPDVEVRYDAALQRLALQVPLAQLSLATTVLKTEQVAPPSATASPGLLLNYDLYATRNAGASSASLTTELRAFGIGRGMVDTTAIFLAYAPPQDERWRTEAVRLDSAWQMDFPDSATSLSVGDFYSGFVDWSRSIRLGGVQIGRNYALQPYRVLTPTPSFLGEAAVPSTVELYVDGLRQYSGQVPAGPFQLAAQPGISGTGQAQIVVTDAFGRVRRLDFAFYGTPQLLARGISEWSAGIGHLRREYGVRSFSYDPRRVATATFRNGLRDDFTIEAHAETGGSVINAGAGGVWLLGVGGVFNAAYAHSRMDALRGGQYVLGYGWNNRRFNVNLGTQRTHGDYRDLGALQGALPARVSDRAALGVNVGQIGSLGTSYVRLSYPQGETSRYASVFWSRNFGRNWAANLSGNQNLDVSSDRSLYLSVSTTLGGLRQASASMQRNGNRTGFVADISQPLPGDGDLGGIGWRLQGRAGDDASGGLAELGWLNGVGRYNLGAATQDGDSFGYASASGSLVWMNGRTFAARDIQDAFAVVSTDGQPGIPVRLENRLIGVTDAHGTLLVTPLQSWQRNQLSIDTLTLPADLRVDRVDTAVTPRQRSGVAVHFGITRVRAAIIVLHDAQGAPLPVGSVVRRDGSSERVVVGYDGETYLDNLQGDNRILVELPQGRCVAQFAYPVDPGGIPRVGPLPCMLEQTTP; encoded by the coding sequence ATGACGCTGCTTGCGACCGCCACCTGCCTGGGCAGCGCCGCAGCCGGCGATCTGGCCGATGTGACATCGCTCTCCGATCAGCCGCCGCCAGGTGCCACGCCACAGCCGCAAACGCTGTATCTGGACGTCACCTTGAATCAGGCCGACCGCGGCCTGGCGCCGTTCGAACTTGTCGATGGCCGGCTGCGCGGCTCGGTGGAAACCCTGCGCAAACTCGGCTTTATTCTGGCCGACCGCGCGCCTGGCGCGTTGGTCGATCTGGACAGCCTGCCCGATGTAGAAGTGCGTTACGACGCCGCGCTACAGCGGCTTGCGCTGCAGGTGCCACTGGCACAGCTGTCGTTGGCCACCACGGTGTTGAAAACCGAACAAGTGGCCCCGCCCAGCGCCACTGCCTCGCCGGGCCTGCTGCTCAATTACGACCTGTATGCCACCCGCAATGCCGGCGCCAGCAGCGCGTCGCTGACGACCGAACTGCGTGCCTTCGGCATCGGCCGCGGCATGGTCGACACCACTGCAATTTTTCTTGCTTACGCCCCCCCGCAGGACGAACGCTGGCGGACCGAAGCGGTGCGCCTGGACAGCGCCTGGCAGATGGATTTTCCGGACAGCGCCACCAGCCTCAGCGTGGGCGATTTCTATAGCGGCTTTGTCGACTGGAGCCGCTCGATCCGCCTGGGCGGCGTGCAGATCGGCCGCAATTACGCCTTGCAGCCGTATCGTGTGCTGACGCCGACGCCGAGCTTTCTCGGCGAAGCGGCGGTGCCTTCCACCGTGGAGCTGTACGTGGACGGGCTGCGCCAATACAGCGGCCAGGTGCCGGCCGGCCCGTTTCAGCTGGCCGCGCAACCGGGCATCAGCGGCACTGGCCAGGCGCAGATCGTGGTGACCGATGCATTCGGCCGCGTGCGTCGGCTGGATTTCGCCTTCTATGGCACACCACAGCTGCTGGCGCGCGGCATTTCCGAATGGTCTGCCGGCATCGGCCATCTGCGCCGCGAATACGGTGTGCGCTCGTTTTCCTACGATCCACGTCGTGTGGCAACCGCCACCTTCCGCAACGGCCTGCGCGACGATTTCACGATCGAAGCGCATGCCGAAACCGGCGGTAGCGTGATCAATGCCGGCGCAGGCGGCGTGTGGTTGCTTGGCGTGGGCGGTGTATTCAACGCCGCCTACGCGCACAGCCGGATGGACGCGCTGCGCGGCGGCCAGTACGTGCTGGGCTACGGCTGGAACAACCGGCGTTTCAACGTCAATCTGGGCACCCAGCGCACCCATGGCGATTACCGCGACCTGGGCGCATTGCAGGGCGCATTGCCTGCGCGCGTCAGCGACCGTGCAGCGCTCGGCGTCAACGTCGGCCAGATCGGTTCACTCGGCACAAGTTATGTGCGGCTGAGCTATCCGCAAGGCGAAACCTCGCGCTATGCCAGCGTGTTCTGGTCGCGCAACTTCGGGCGCAACTGGGCCGCCAATCTGTCGGGCAATCAGAATCTGGATGTCTCCAGCGATCGTAGCCTGTACCTGTCGGTGTCGACCACGCTTGGCGGATTACGTCAGGCCAGCGCCTCGATGCAGCGCAACGGTAACCGCACCGGCTTTGTGGCCGATATCAGCCAACCACTGCCCGGTGATGGCGATCTGGGTGGCATCGGTTGGCGCCTGCAGGGCCGTGCCGGTGACGATGCCAGCGGCGGGCTGGCCGAACTGGGCTGGTTGAATGGGGTGGGCCGTTACAACCTCGGCGCAGCAACCCAGGACGGCGACAGTTTCGGCTATGCCAGCGCCAGCGGCAGCCTGGTGTGGATGAACGGCCGCACCTTCGCCGCGCGCGACATCCAGGACGCGTTCGCGGTGGTATCCACCGACGGCCAGCCCGGCATTCCGGTGCGGCTGGAGAACCGCTTGATCGGGGTCACCGATGCGCACGGCACCCTGCTGGTGACGCCATTGCAGTCCTGGCAGCGCAATCAGTTATCCATCGATACCTTGACCCTGCCGGCGGACCTGCGCGTGGACCGTGTCGACACGGCGGTGACGCCGCGCCAGCGATCCGGTGTGGCGGTGCACTTCGGCATCACCCGCGTGCGCGCCGCCATCATCGTGCTGCACGATGCGCAGGGCGCGCCGCTGCCAGTTGGCAGCGTGGTGCGGCGCGACGGCAGTTCCGAACGCGTGGTGGTCGGCTACGACGGCGAAACCTATCTGGACAATCTGCAAGGCGACAATCGCATTCTGGTGGAACTGCCCCAAGGCCGTTGCGTCGCGCAGTTCGCGTATCCGGTCGACCCGGGCGGCATTCCGCGCGTCGGTCCACTGCCGTGCATGCTTGAGCAAACAACGCCATGA
- a CDS encoding GNAT family N-acetyltransferase, translating into MNVRPYQCEDWHQLCAVHDAARRQALRAAGLPEALLPLPVAAERESLFDYTLRVAELDGRVMGVVAYDAQKLAWLYVAPDAQRRGVGAALVAAVQQDRPNGLSLELLEATDAVQAFYQRCGFVVTGSYGGRIPGNERFALRAQAMRWHGPDAAPAMHKSTVLSHKA; encoded by the coding sequence GTGAACGTGCGGCCGTACCAGTGCGAGGACTGGCACCAGCTGTGTGCCGTGCACGACGCGGCGCGGCGGCAAGCGCTGCGGGCGGCCGGCTTGCCCGAAGCGTTGTTGCCCCTGCCGGTTGCCGCCGAGCGTGAATCACTGTTCGACTACACGCTGCGCGTGGCCGAGCTCGACGGACGCGTGATGGGAGTCGTGGCCTACGATGCGCAGAAGCTCGCCTGGCTGTACGTGGCGCCGGACGCGCAACGGCGCGGCGTTGGCGCCGCGTTGGTTGCAGCGGTCCAGCAGGATCGTCCGAACGGCCTGTCGTTGGAATTGCTGGAAGCAACTGACGCGGTACAGGCGTTCTACCAACGTTGCGGCTTTGTCGTCACCGGCAGCTACGGCGGCCGCATTCCGGGAAATGAGCGTTTTGCGCTGCGCGCGCAGGCGATGCGCTGGCATGGCCCCGATGCTGCTCCAGCGATGCATAAATCAACCGTGTTATCACACAAGGCCTGA
- a CDS encoding Csu type fimbrial protein — MRTVRPVLLSLGLLSTIGMASAADTTTFNVKIAITKACTITAASATDVDFGSVLSTSTANVDANGSVTAQCTALTPYNIALSAGGNAATANDVTTRRMKNTNPLVTTNNFIAYQLYQDIARSTVWGSTTGTNTLSGTATGINQVYPVYGRVTNPAASNAATGSYQDTITATIIY; from the coding sequence ATGCGTACTGTCCGCCCTGTGCTGCTGTCTCTCGGCCTCCTCTCGACCATTGGCATGGCGAGCGCGGCAGACACCACCACCTTCAACGTCAAGATCGCGATCACCAAGGCCTGCACGATTACCGCCGCGTCCGCCACGGACGTCGACTTCGGTTCGGTACTCTCGACCTCCACGGCCAACGTCGACGCCAACGGCAGCGTCACCGCGCAGTGCACCGCATTGACCCCATACAACATCGCATTGAGCGCGGGCGGCAATGCCGCCACCGCCAATGACGTCACCACCCGCCGCATGAAGAATACCAACCCGCTGGTGACCACCAATAACTTCATCGCCTACCAGCTCTACCAAGACATCGCCCGCAGCACGGTCTGGGGCAGCACCACCGGCACCAATACGCTCAGCGGTACCGCCACCGGTATCAACCAGGTTTACCCGGTCTACGGCCGCGTGACCAACCCGGCGGCCAGCAATGCGGCGACCGGTAGCTACCAGGACACGATCACTGCCACGATCATCTATTGA
- the map gene encoding type I methionyl aminopeptidase, which yields MSVNLKTKEEIELMRVAGRLAAEVLDVVAPYVQPGVTTAELDRICHDHIVNVQGTIPANVGYRGFPKSVCTSVNNVICHGIPSAAKVLKDGDIVNIDVTVIKDGWHGDTSRMYYVGTPSVMAKRLVDTTYEAMWRGIRAVKPGATLGDVGHAIQKFAESERFSVVRDYCGHGIGKVYHDEPQVMHYGRPGEGLVLKPGMTFTIEPMINEGTYHHKTLPDGWTVVTKDRKLSAQWEHMVAVTEDGVDVLTLSANSPAPV from the coding sequence ATGAGCGTCAATCTAAAAACAAAAGAAGAAATCGAACTGATGCGCGTCGCCGGCCGCCTGGCCGCCGAAGTGCTCGATGTCGTGGCCCCCTATGTCCAGCCGGGCGTGACCACTGCCGAGCTGGACCGCATCTGCCATGACCACATCGTCAACGTGCAGGGCACCATTCCTGCCAACGTGGGCTACCGCGGCTTCCCCAAGAGCGTGTGTACTTCCGTCAACAACGTGATTTGTCACGGTATCCCGAGCGCCGCCAAGGTGTTGAAGGATGGCGACATCGTCAATATCGATGTCACCGTCATCAAAGATGGCTGGCACGGCGACACCAGCCGCATGTATTACGTCGGCACGCCGTCGGTGATGGCCAAGCGTTTGGTCGACACGACCTATGAAGCGATGTGGCGTGGGATCCGCGCGGTCAAGCCGGGCGCTACGCTGGGCGATGTGGGTCACGCCATCCAGAAGTTCGCCGAGTCCGAGCGTTTCAGCGTGGTGCGCGATTACTGCGGCCATGGCATCGGCAAGGTCTACCACGACGAGCCGCAGGTGATGCATTACGGCCGTCCAGGCGAAGGGCTGGTGCTCAAGCCGGGCATGACCTTCACCATCGAGCCGATGATCAACGAAGGCACCTATCACCATAAGACCCTGCCCGACGGCTGGACGGTGGTCACCAAGGACCGCAAGTTGTCCGCACAGTGGGAACACATGGTGGCGGTGACCGAAGACGGCGTGGATGTGCTGACGCTGTCGGCCAATTCGCCCGCGCCGGTATGA
- the dapD gene encoding 2,3,4,5-tetrahydropyridine-2,6-dicarboxylate N-succinyltransferase, with the protein MATSKKTAPKQSATTNKATSKPTRATRGKAAKAPVAASKPLAGVGKKSAAAGAIGSKAAAPSAAGHTPAAKKAASKQASSTAPRVAKQPTKVVSAPAAEKAAAAKKLPIAEQAVHSAATQVGSDELKFGIESAFERRATLTMDEIDGSTRAMVTRVIDGLESGEFRVAEPDGQGGWAVNAWLKKAVLLYFRVNEMAVIDAQPAPFWDKVESRFAGFHEAQFRKAGVRVVPGAVARRGSYFGKDVVLMPSFTNIGAYVGEGTMVDTWATVGSCAQIGKHCHLSGGAGIGGVLEPLQASPTIIEDHCFIGARSEVVEGVVIGHHSVIGMGVFIGQSTRIYNRATGEISYGYVPPYSVVVSGQLPSKDGSHSLYCAVIVKQVDARTRSKTSVNELLRGLAD; encoded by the coding sequence ATGGCCACCAGCAAGAAGACCGCGCCCAAGCAGAGCGCGACCACCAACAAGGCAACGTCCAAGCCCACGCGCGCAACGCGTGGCAAGGCTGCCAAGGCGCCGGTTGCCGCCTCCAAGCCGCTTGCTGGCGTCGGCAAAAAGAGCGCTGCTGCCGGTGCTATCGGCAGCAAGGCCGCTGCACCGAGCGCTGCAGGCCACACACCTGCCGCAAAGAAGGCAGCCAGCAAGCAAGCGTCTTCTACTGCACCGCGCGTGGCCAAGCAGCCGACCAAGGTGGTTTCTGCACCGGCCGCAGAGAAAGCTGCTGCGGCAAAGAAACTGCCGATTGCCGAGCAGGCCGTGCACAGCGCCGCAACGCAGGTGGGCAGCGATGAACTCAAATTCGGTATCGAAAGCGCGTTCGAACGGCGCGCCACGCTGACCATGGACGAGATCGACGGCTCCACGCGCGCAATGGTCACGCGCGTGATCGACGGCCTGGAAAGCGGCGAATTTCGCGTCGCCGAGCCGGACGGGCAGGGCGGCTGGGCCGTCAACGCGTGGTTGAAAAAAGCCGTGCTGCTGTATTTCCGCGTCAACGAGATGGCGGTGATCGATGCACAGCCGGCGCCGTTCTGGGACAAGGTGGAATCGCGCTTTGCCGGCTTCCATGAAGCGCAATTCCGCAAGGCCGGCGTGCGCGTGGTGCCGGGCGCGGTGGCGCGGCGCGGCAGTTACTTCGGCAAGGACGTGGTGCTGATGCCGAGCTTCACCAACATCGGTGCGTATGTCGGCGAAGGCACCATGGTCGACACCTGGGCCACGGTGGGTTCGTGCGCGCAGATCGGCAAGCATTGCCATCTGTCCGGCGGCGCCGGCATCGGCGGCGTGCTCGAACCGCTGCAGGCCAGTCCCACCATCATCGAAGATCACTGCTTCATCGGCGCACGTTCGGAAGTGGTGGAGGGTGTGGTCATCGGCCACCACAGCGTGATCGGCATGGGCGTGTTCATCGGCCAGAGCACGCGCATCTACAACCGCGCCACCGGCGAGATTTCCTATGGATACGTGCCGCCGTACAGCGTGGTGGTGTCCGGCCAGCTGCCCTCCAAAGACGGCTCGCACTCGCTGTATTGCGCGGTGATCGTCAAGCAGGTCGATGCCAGGACGCGCAGCAAGACCAGCGTCAACGAGTTGCTGCGCGGTCTGGCCGATTGA
- a CDS encoding [protein-PII] uridylyltransferase encodes MTDAPAERPDPSVAGDADWAAQARPLLVHADMRLCKRFDQGEPIERLVALRARAVDQLMRNAWTRCIPADSGLSLHAVGGYGRGELFPRSDVDVLVLGDSVAQQRHEQHLSRLFALLWDVGLPISHAVRSPTQCMVAAADQTVLTALIESRALVADAAARAALAAAIAPQRVWPPRDFFQAKREELLARHQRFGDTADNLEPDIKDGPGGLRDLQTLGCMALRAFGVKDVEALVGLGHVGCDEAAALRREREELARLRFGLHIVANRPEERLRFDYQKTLAERLGFADDLESLGVEKMMQRFYRSAALIRRISDRLLQRFEEQFDGEATPESLGGGFSLRRGYLAADSDSWPGDDVLQVFALFVHWAAHREVRGLHSLTARALAEVLREFPAYDVADATARELFMALLRGTRAVETLNRMARLGVLGQWIPAFASVSGRMQFDLFHVYTVDQHTLMVLRNIALFAAGRADERFSIAHEVWPRLRKPELLLLAGLFHDIAKGRGGDHSELGAVDTRAFCLAHRLSEGDTELVTWLVEQHLRMSVTAQKQDISDPEVIHRFATLVGTRERLDYLYLLTCADIAGTSPKLWNAWKDRLLADLYFAARRALREGVEHPPPREERLREARESARALMQAQGHDDATIDRQFAGMPDENFLRFRPEQLAWQAASLIEVEIAQTLVKARRAVPDNDALEVFVYSPDRDGLFAAIVATLDRKGYGIHRARVLDAPHDAIFDVFEVLPRDTYADGDPQRLAATLRQVLAGDLQQVRPARRAVPGQLRHFRFAPRVEFSESADGRRTRISLVAPDRPGLLADVAHVLRVQHLRVHDARIATFGERAEDQFQITDEHDRPLSESARQALRDALCACLDPV; translated from the coding sequence ATGACGGACGCGCCGGCGGAGCGACCCGACCCAAGCGTCGCCGGCGACGCGGACTGGGCCGCACAGGCCCGTCCGCTGCTGGTGCATGCGGACATGCGGTTGTGCAAACGCTTCGACCAAGGCGAACCGATCGAGCGGCTGGTGGCGCTGCGCGCACGCGCGGTCGATCAATTGATGCGCAACGCCTGGACCCGCTGCATCCCGGCCGACAGTGGCCTGTCGCTGCACGCGGTGGGCGGCTACGGGCGCGGTGAGCTATTCCCGCGCTCGGACGTGGACGTGTTGGTGCTGGGCGATAGCGTGGCCCAGCAACGGCATGAGCAACACCTGTCGCGCTTGTTCGCGTTGCTGTGGGATGTGGGGCTGCCGATCAGCCACGCGGTGCGCTCGCCGACGCAGTGCATGGTGGCGGCGGCCGATCAGACCGTGCTTACCGCCTTGATCGAATCGCGGGCCCTGGTGGCCGATGCCGCTGCGCGCGCTGCATTGGCGGCGGCCATCGCGCCGCAACGCGTATGGCCGCCGCGCGATTTCTTCCAGGCCAAGCGCGAGGAATTGCTGGCGCGCCACCAACGCTTCGGCGACACCGCGGACAATCTCGAACCCGACATCAAGGACGGCCCAGGCGGTTTGCGCGATTTGCAGACATTGGGTTGTATGGCCTTGCGTGCGTTCGGAGTCAAGGACGTGGAGGCATTGGTCGGGCTGGGCCATGTCGGCTGCGACGAAGCCGCCGCGTTGCGTCGCGAGCGCGAAGAACTGGCCCGCCTGCGGTTTGGTCTGCACATCGTGGCCAACCGGCCGGAAGAGCGCCTGCGTTTCGATTATCAAAAGACCCTCGCCGAACGGCTGGGGTTTGCCGACGACCTGGAAAGCCTGGGCGTGGAAAAAATGATGCAGCGCTTTTATCGCAGCGCTGCGTTGATCCGCCGCATCAGCGACCGTCTGCTACAGCGCTTTGAAGAACAGTTCGATGGCGAAGCGACACCGGAATCGCTGGGTGGCGGCTTCAGCCTACGTCGCGGCTATCTGGCTGCCGACTCGGACAGCTGGCCGGGCGACGATGTGTTGCAGGTGTTTGCACTGTTCGTGCACTGGGCGGCACATCGCGAGGTGCGCGGCCTGCATTCGTTGACTGCGCGCGCGCTGGCCGAGGTGCTGCGCGAGTTTCCGGCGTACGACGTTGCCGATGCCACCGCCCGCGAGCTCTTCATGGCGCTGCTGCGCGGCACGCGTGCGGTGGAAACGCTTAATCGCATGGCGCGGCTGGGCGTGTTGGGCCAGTGGATTCCGGCATTCGCCAGCGTCTCCGGGCGCATGCAGTTCGACCTGTTCCATGTCTATACGGTGGATCAGCACACATTGATGGTGTTGCGGAACATCGCGCTGTTTGCCGCTGGCCGCGCCGATGAGCGTTTCTCGATTGCGCATGAAGTCTGGCCGCGTCTGCGCAAGCCGGAACTGCTACTGCTGGCCGGGCTGTTTCACGATATCGCCAAGGGCCGTGGCGGCGATCATTCCGAATTGGGTGCGGTGGATACGCGCGCGTTCTGCCTGGCGCATCGCCTGAGCGAAGGCGATACCGAACTGGTCACCTGGCTGGTGGAGCAGCACCTGCGCATGTCGGTCACCGCGCAGAAGCAGGACATCTCCGACCCGGAAGTGATCCACCGTTTCGCCACGTTGGTCGGCACACGCGAGCGTCTGGATTATCTGTATCTGCTGACCTGCGCCGACATCGCCGGCACCAGTCCCAAGTTGTGGAATGCATGGAAAGACCGCTTGTTGGCGGATCTGTATTTCGCCGCGCGTCGCGCCTTGCGCGAAGGGGTGGAACATCCGCCGCCGCGCGAGGAGCGCCTGCGCGAAGCGCGCGAATCCGCGCGTGCGCTGATGCAGGCGCAAGGGCATGACGATGCCACCATCGACCGGCAATTCGCCGGCATGCCGGACGAGAACTTCCTGCGCTTCCGTCCCGAGCAACTGGCCTGGCAGGCGGCGTCGCTGATCGAAGTGGAGATCGCCCAGACCCTGGTCAAGGCACGGCGCGCGGTGCCTGACAACGATGCACTGGAAGTGTTCGTGTATTCGCCCGACCGCGATGGGCTGTTTGCGGCCATCGTCGCCACTCTCGATCGCAAGGGCTACGGTATTCACCGTGCACGCGTGCTGGACGCGCCACACGATGCGATCTTCGACGTGTTCGAAGTGCTGCCGCGGGACACCTACGCCGATGGCGACCCGCAGCGGCTGGCAGCAACGCTGCGCCAGGTGCTGGCCGGCGACCTGCAGCAGGTGCGGCCGGCACGGCGTGCAGTGCCGGGCCAGTTGCGGCATTTCCGCTTCGCACCGCGGGTGGAATTCAGCGAAAGCGCCGATGGCCGACGCACCCGCATCAGCCTGGTCGCACCCGATCGCCCCGGCCTGCTGGCCGATGTGGCGCACGTATTGCGCGTGCAGCACCTGCGCGTGCACGACGCGCGCATCGCCACCTTCGGCGAGCGTGCCGAAGACCAGTTCCAGATCACCGACGAGCACGACCGCCCGTTGTCCGAATCCGCCCGGCAGGCCCTGCGCGATGCACTGTGCGCCTGCCTCGACCCTGTCTAG
- a CDS encoding Spx/MgsR family RNA polymerase-binding regulatory protein: MTTLYGLKKCDTCKKATKWLDRFGVAYTFVDYREHKPEPETLVAWADQAGGFDALINKSSTTWRQLPDNKKTPGSQAEWKLLLREYPQLIRRPLVVTDDGALSQGFSDNGFKKRFGIE, translated from the coding sequence ATGACCACGCTGTACGGATTGAAGAAGTGCGACACCTGCAAGAAGGCGACCAAGTGGCTGGACCGCTTTGGCGTGGCCTACACCTTCGTCGATTACCGCGAGCACAAACCCGAGCCGGAAACGCTGGTCGCCTGGGCCGACCAGGCCGGCGGATTCGATGCCTTGATCAACAAGTCCTCGACCACCTGGCGCCAGTTGCCGGACAACAAAAAGACGCCTGGCTCGCAGGCCGAATGGAAGCTGTTGCTGCGCGAATATCCGCAGCTGATCCGACGGCCCTTGGTCGTCACCGACGACGGCGCGTTGAGCCAGGGATTCTCCGACAACGGTTTCAAGAAGCGGTTTGGCATCGAGTGA
- the dapE gene encoding succinyl-diaminopimelate desuccinylase yields MNDVLDLTCDLIARASVTPEDAGCQALLAGRLTAAGFACEHLRLGEVDNLWATHGSGAPVLVLLGHTDVVPPGPREAWASDPFDPQIRDGVLYGRGVADMKGSVAAFVVAAEQFVAAHRAHAGTLAVLLTSDEEGDAIDGVRRVANLFRERGQAIDWCITGEPSSTERLGDLLRVGRRGSLSGTLTVKGVQGHVAYPHKARNPIHLAAPALAELVARQWDDGFESFPPTSLQVSNIHAGTGANNVIPGELQVAFNLRYTPHWDAPRLETEITALLDRHALDYALRWHRSGEPFYTPEGRLRSVAREVLGAFAGAPPEESTGGGTSDARFIAPLGAQCIEVGPVNASIHQVDEHVRVADLQALPALYRTLIERLLVE; encoded by the coding sequence ATGAACGATGTGCTGGATCTGACCTGCGATCTGATTGCACGCGCCTCGGTGACTCCCGAGGATGCTGGCTGCCAGGCACTGCTTGCAGGGCGCTTGACTGCCGCGGGCTTCGCCTGCGAACACCTGCGCCTGGGCGAGGTCGACAATCTGTGGGCAACGCATGGCAGCGGCGCGCCGGTGCTGGTGTTGCTGGGGCATACCGATGTGGTACCGCCTGGCCCGCGCGAGGCTTGGGCCAGCGATCCGTTCGATCCGCAGATCCGCGACGGCGTGCTGTACGGTCGTGGCGTGGCTGATATGAAAGGCAGCGTCGCCGCGTTCGTCGTCGCCGCGGAGCAGTTCGTCGCCGCGCATCGAGCGCATGCCGGCACGCTGGCAGTGTTGCTGACTTCGGACGAGGAGGGCGATGCCATCGATGGCGTGCGCCGGGTCGCCAACCTCTTTCGCGAACGCGGACAGGCGATCGATTGGTGCATTACCGGCGAGCCATCGTCCACCGAGCGCTTGGGCGATCTGTTGCGCGTTGGACGTCGCGGCAGCTTGTCCGGCACGCTCACCGTCAAGGGGGTGCAGGGGCATGTGGCGTACCCACACAAGGCGCGCAACCCGATCCATCTGGCAGCGCCTGCGCTGGCCGAACTGGTCGCGCGGCAATGGGACGATGGCTTCGAAAGCTTCCCGCCGACCAGTCTGCAAGTCTCCAATATCCATGCCGGCACTGGCGCCAATAACGTGATTCCCGGCGAGCTGCAGGTGGCCTTCAATCTGCGCTATACGCCGCACTGGGACGCGCCGCGCCTGGAGACGGAAATCACCGCGCTGCTCGATCGGCATGCGCTGGACTACGCGCTGCGCTGGCACCGCAGCGGCGAGCCGTTCTACACCCCGGAAGGGCGCTTGCGTAGCGTCGCGCGTGAGGTGTTGGGCGCGTTTGCCGGTGCGCCACCGGAAGAGAGCACCGGCGGCGGCACCTCCGACGCGCGCTTCATCGCGCCATTGGGCGCGCAGTGCATCGAAGTCGGCCCGGTCAACGCCAGCATTCATCAGGTCGACGAGCATGTGCGCGTTGCCGATCTGCAAGCACTGCCAGCGCTGTATCGCACGCTGATTGAGCGCTTGCTGGTCGAGTGA